A single Litorilinea aerophila DNA region contains:
- a CDS encoding polyprenol monophosphomannose synthase, which translates to MQGDPLVCTVLPTYNERDNIVPLIRGILEHAAGRHMVLVVDDDSPDGTSQVVEELAAQYNQDGRLRVVLERRTDEKGLTSAIQRGIDLALERYGADIVTWMDCDLSMPPQDVARLVQAIVQGGADVAVGSRWIPGGADVAHGVMARTLSWLINHFAILMLGNQVHDYTSGFIAARSQVLRAIRLQGDYGEYCIDLLARAVQAGFQVVEVPYICVPRTAGASKTGANLWDYLVKGRKYVATVWRLRRIANRHKIANRHKNV; encoded by the coding sequence ATGCAAGGCGATCCGTTGGTATGTACGGTCTTGCCCACGTACAACGAGCGGGACAACATTGTCCCCCTGATTCGGGGCATCCTGGAGCACGCGGCCGGCCGCCACATGGTCCTGGTGGTGGACGACGACTCGCCGGATGGCACCAGCCAGGTGGTGGAGGAGCTGGCTGCCCAGTACAACCAGGACGGCCGGTTACGGGTGGTCCTGGAGCGCCGGACAGACGAAAAGGGGCTGACCTCGGCCATCCAGCGGGGCATCGATCTGGCCCTGGAGCGCTATGGCGCAGACATCGTCACCTGGATGGATTGCGACCTTTCCATGCCGCCCCAGGATGTGGCCCGACTGGTCCAGGCCATCGTCCAGGGGGGCGCGGATGTGGCCGTGGGCTCCCGTTGGATTCCGGGTGGTGCGGACGTGGCCCACGGCGTTATGGCGCGCACGTTGAGCTGGCTCATCAACCACTTCGCGATCCTGATGCTGGGCAACCAGGTCCACGATTACACCAGCGGCTTCATTGCCGCCCGGTCCCAGGTGTTGCGGGCCATCCGGCTACAGGGCGACTACGGCGAATATTGCATTGATCTGTTGGCCCGGGCCGTCCAGGCGGGCTTTCAGGTGGTGGAAGTACCGTACATCTGTGTGCCACGGACGGCCGGCGCCAGCAAGACGGGCGCCAACCTGTGGGATTATCTGGTCAAAGGGCGCAAGTACGTGGCCACTGTGTGGCGTCTTCGCAGAATTGCCAACAGGCACAAAATTGCAAACAGGCATAAAAACGTGTAA
- a CDS encoding class I SAM-dependent methyltransferase translates to MTPQVGAMLASLYERERQPGWSSGMRAVTRALLADLALPPGPLLELGCGGGAMLAELAATFPDRPVYGLDLWELALRQARRGLSTGDSALVQGDLQRLPFPAQHFALVLALDAFDQRGVDFVTGIRESWRILQVGGMLVMRVSAHPWLYSAHDVAFNTGARYSATTVRQALEDAGLEVIRLTYANFLWFVPVAVLRLLQRWGILPFRADWYQSARLQRAMAGALTREAAWLARRNLPIGLSLYALARKRPAHRREGCG, encoded by the coding sequence GTGACCCCCCAGGTGGGCGCCATGCTGGCGTCGCTCTACGAGCGGGAAAGGCAGCCCGGCTGGAGCAGCGGCATGCGGGCGGTGACCCGGGCGCTGTTGGCCGACCTGGCATTGCCGCCTGGCCCCCTGTTGGAGTTGGGCTGCGGCGGCGGGGCCATGCTGGCCGAGCTGGCGGCGACCTTTCCAGACCGGCCCGTGTACGGGCTGGATCTATGGGAGTTGGCCTTGCGCCAGGCTCGCCGGGGACTTTCCACAGGCGACTCCGCCCTGGTCCAGGGCGATCTTCAGCGCCTGCCTTTCCCGGCCCAACACTTTGCCCTGGTCCTGGCGTTGGATGCCTTTGACCAGCGGGGGGTGGATTTCGTAACCGGCATCCGGGAAAGTTGGCGCATCCTGCAGGTTGGGGGTATGCTGGTCATGCGGGTGAGTGCCCATCCCTGGCTCTACAGCGCCCACGATGTGGCCTTCAACACAGGGGCCCGCTACTCGGCCACAACCGTGCGCCAGGCGTTGGAAGACGCGGGGCTGGAGGTCATCCGGCTGACCTATGCCAATTTTCTGTGGTTTGTGCCGGTGGCTGTCCTGCGCCTGCTCCAGCGATGGGGTATACTTCCCTTTCGGGCGGACTGGTACCAGTCGGCCAGACTCCAGCGGGCCATGGCCGGAGCGTTGACTCGAGAGGCCGCCTGGCTGGCGCGGCGAAATCTGCCCATCGGGCTCAGCCTCTATGCGCTGGCCCGCAAGCGACCTGCGCACCGGCGAGAGGGGTGTGGTTGA
- a CDS encoding glycosyltransferase family protein — protein sequence MLWRRLGLITILGMAAALRLWWIDRLPPGFHFDESFEGLEAWRILTEPGYRPIFLTGNFGVPPLNAYANALTFALARLVGGEAGPTAMRVTAAVFGVLGVGVLYALAAELRRTDGVQGKLSGFFPLGAAAVLAMMRWHIHFSRMGIEPILVPLIWAGATALLLHGWRTGRWWAFVGCGIALAAGMYAYQGAWIIPFLTALTVAHLWLAAGRPAPVHRIPGVAVAALTAALLVAPLGWFFWQNPELLLLRPTQVAIVGATGGSAPGAGDNTLPHNLWATARMFGPFGQPGDLDPRRNLPGAPALNLWLAAPFYLGLLLSLVRIRQPAFAVPLLGLVGLLLPGVITEYAPHFHRVLGASAPAALLCAVGLDAIWQWGSRWQEGRWRQRLASLTVAALLLAGGVTSAYNYFVRWASLPDLFYAFDQGLWEVGQRMAALPPDAPLYISPRGQEHPTLAFAWQVGAGEEAPRPISFDGRHIFPLRLAPNPQAERYVVILPEDFRTPLLLPEVFPTAQVEAEILDTTGQPYARFYRRPVDVRPARLPRQPLVQELGDGIALVGYDVLPELPQAGGILYLQLHWQVQDEPTQDWTVFTHVVNLADGTVVAGHDSRPGAGSLPTVRWQRGWRILDEYQIPLPADLPAGDYGLRIGLYRPTGDRLPAEGAGAFLGTVSVEGSAE from the coding sequence ATGTTGTGGCGTCGCCTGGGCCTCATCACCATTCTCGGGATGGCCGCTGCTTTGCGGCTGTGGTGGATCGACCGATTGCCGCCCGGCTTCCACTTCGATGAATCCTTCGAAGGGCTGGAAGCCTGGCGAATCCTGACCGAGCCCGGCTACCGGCCCATCTTCCTGACCGGCAACTTCGGCGTTCCCCCCCTGAACGCCTACGCCAACGCGCTGACCTTTGCCCTGGCTCGCCTGGTCGGCGGCGAGGCGGGCCCCACGGCCATGCGGGTGACGGCGGCCGTCTTTGGGGTACTGGGGGTGGGTGTCCTCTATGCCCTGGCCGCGGAGTTGCGCCGCACGGATGGCGTGCAGGGCAAGCTGTCCGGCTTTTTTCCCCTGGGCGCGGCCGCGGTGCTGGCAATGATGCGCTGGCACATCCACTTCAGCCGCATGGGCATCGAGCCCATCCTGGTGCCCCTGATCTGGGCCGGCGCCACAGCGCTGCTGCTGCACGGCTGGCGCACCGGCCGGTGGTGGGCTTTCGTCGGCTGCGGCATCGCCCTGGCCGCGGGCATGTACGCCTACCAGGGTGCCTGGATCATCCCTTTCCTCACCGCCCTAACGGTGGCGCACCTCTGGCTGGCGGCTGGCCGTCCCGCCCCGGTTCATCGGATACCCGGCGTGGCCGTGGCCGCGTTGACCGCGGCCCTGCTGGTGGCGCCCCTGGGCTGGTTCTTCTGGCAAAATCCAGAGCTCCTGCTCCTGCGGCCCACCCAGGTGGCCATCGTGGGCGCCACCGGCGGCAGTGCGCCGGGCGCGGGGGACAACACCCTGCCCCACAACCTGTGGGCCACAGCCCGGATGTTCGGCCCCTTCGGCCAGCCTGGAGACCTGGATCCCCGGCGCAACCTGCCGGGCGCGCCGGCCCTCAACCTCTGGCTGGCCGCGCCTTTCTACCTGGGGCTCCTGCTCAGCCTGGTCCGTATTCGGCAGCCGGCCTTCGCCGTGCCGCTGCTGGGGCTGGTGGGGCTGCTGCTACCGGGCGTCATCACCGAGTACGCGCCCCACTTCCACCGGGTGCTGGGCGCGTCGGCGCCTGCGGCCCTGCTCTGCGCCGTGGGCCTGGATGCCATCTGGCAGTGGGGGAGCCGCTGGCAAGAAGGGCGATGGCGGCAGCGCCTGGCCAGCCTGACGGTGGCAGCACTGCTGCTCGCCGGCGGCGTCACCTCGGCCTACAACTACTTCGTCCGCTGGGCCAGCCTGCCGGATCTCTTCTACGCCTTCGACCAGGGGTTGTGGGAAGTAGGCCAGCGTATGGCGGCGCTGCCGCCGGATGCCCCCCTCTACATCTCGCCGCGCGGCCAGGAGCACCCCACCCTGGCCTTCGCCTGGCAGGTGGGCGCGGGGGAGGAAGCGCCCCGGCCTATCTCCTTCGACGGCCGCCACATCTTCCCCCTGCGCCTGGCGCCGAATCCCCAGGCAGAGCGCTACGTGGTCATCCTGCCCGAAGACTTCCGCACGCCCCTGCTTCTGCCGGAGGTCTTCCCCACCGCCCAGGTTGAGGCCGAAATCCTGGACACGACCGGCCAGCCCTACGCCCGGTTCTATCGGCGGCCGGTGGATGTCCGCCCGGCCCGCCTGCCCCGACAGCCCCTGGTCCAAGAGCTGGGTGACGGCATTGCCCTTGTGGGCTACGACGTGCTGCCGGAGCTGCCCCAGGCTGGCGGGATCCTCTACCTCCAGCTCCACTGGCAGGTGCAGGATGAGCCGACCCAGGACTGGACGGTCTTCACCCACGTGGTCAACCTGGCCGATGGCACAGTGGTGGCCGGCCACGACAGTCGACCGGGGGCGGGCAGCCTGCCCACGGTCCGCTGGCAGCGTGGCTGGCGCATCCTGGACGAGTACCAGATCCCCCTGCCGGCGGATCTGCCCGCCGGTGATTACGGCCTGCGCATCGGCCTCTACCGGCCGACGGGTGACCGTTTGCCGGCGGAAGGGGCGGGGGCCTTCCTGGGGACAGTGTCTGTGGAGGGCAGCGCCGAGTGA
- a CDS encoding TVP38/TMEM64 family protein has product MTWKFARRSAQLMALARRQELWMLLGAAGVGLLLVWLLDTPFTALLLQAQELRLWIRSFGPLAPLIYILVFTAQILLAPVPGQFMAVMGGYLFGVFWGSLYSLLGLLLGAGGAMLIGRKLGRPFLERFFTPEQLTYWERKLRMRSAITWWLLFVFPVPDLVYYVAGLTTVPLRRLLVAVLTGRGLGLILSNVLGSWSAHLPPEWVLIKWTLLLVAAALVIRHQRRVRLCALLAVRALRRRLRRLRSMMAL; this is encoded by the coding sequence ATGACGTGGAAATTTGCGCGACGCTCCGCCCAGTTGATGGCCCTGGCGCGACGCCAGGAGCTCTGGATGCTCCTGGGGGCTGCGGGGGTGGGCCTGCTGCTGGTCTGGCTGCTGGATACACCCTTCACCGCCCTGCTCCTCCAGGCCCAGGAACTACGGCTCTGGATCCGGAGCTTCGGCCCCCTGGCCCCCCTGATCTACATCCTGGTCTTCACCGCCCAGATCCTGCTGGCGCCGGTGCCGGGCCAGTTCATGGCCGTCATGGGCGGCTATCTCTTCGGCGTCTTCTGGGGCTCCCTCTACAGCCTGCTGGGCCTGTTGCTGGGCGCCGGCGGGGCCATGCTCATCGGGCGTAAGCTGGGCCGGCCTTTCCTGGAACGCTTCTTCACGCCGGAACAGCTCACCTACTGGGAGCGGAAGCTGCGCATGCGTTCGGCCATCACCTGGTGGCTTCTCTTCGTCTTTCCCGTGCCAGACCTGGTCTACTACGTGGCCGGGCTGACCACGGTCCCCCTGCGCCGCCTGTTGGTGGCCGTGTTGACCGGCCGGGGCCTGGGCCTGATCCTCTCCAACGTGTTGGGGAGCTGGAGCGCCCACCTGCCGCCCGAGTGGGTGCTGATAAAGTGGACTTTGCTGCTGGTGGCTGCCGCCCTGGTCATCCGCCACCAGCGACGGGTTCGGCTCTGTGCGCTGCTGGCCGTCCGCGCCCTGAGACGCCGCCTGCGGCGTCTCCGTTCGATGATGGCTCTGTAA
- a CDS encoding NAD(P)/FAD-dependent oxidoreductase: METNTNHYHVVIIGSGIAGSSLGAILARHGLRVLILEAGSHPRFAIGESMILETSETMRAMAEFFHVPELAYFSSEHYFPYIGTTHGVKRHFSYLYHVPGQPQDPRQSLQAVIPRQPHGHELHLYRQDCDYYLSSVAVAYGATLLQQTRVEDVRLHPDRVEVIAGGRSFTADYVVDAGGYRSVLAQKLDLRDHNLQTHSRGLFTHMIDVPCFHQVHASRRAYGVPFRVSEGTLHHVFRGGWLWVIPFNNHPRSTNPLCSVGLMLDPRIYPPQPELNPEEEFRTFISRFPSIQAQFQGAKAVRPWTRADRIQYSAKQVVGDRFCLLGHAAGFIDPLFSKGLYTSLMSVAMLADLLLEAHRDGDYSASRFQPLETLTLGYIRTNDRLIANSFKSFSNYKLWSVYAVLWLLGAYTELVKLTSARLRAPDRQAYFAELRCLRLAGGGFPEFFAIADEIDTVMEQTDPDDEKAVDAAVAAMKGRLAQVSWMPQPFAEVLAGKNHLPKNKLRPTLLRTEHGFMGSGDYRRHFFGDATEAELVRVFLAEKVKYAALTLGLRKRLQWRRLLHAASPGKSAPHSFLE; this comes from the coding sequence ATGGAAACAAACACGAACCACTACCATGTGGTGATCATTGGCTCTGGTATTGCCGGCTCGTCCCTGGGGGCCATCCTGGCCCGCCACGGTCTCCGGGTGCTCATCCTGGAGGCTGGCAGCCATCCCCGCTTTGCCATTGGCGAATCCATGATCCTGGAGACGTCGGAAACCATGCGGGCCATGGCCGAGTTCTTTCACGTGCCGGAGCTGGCCTACTTCAGCTCGGAGCACTATTTCCCCTACATCGGCACCACCCACGGGGTGAAGCGCCACTTCAGCTACCTCTACCACGTGCCCGGCCAGCCCCAGGATCCTCGCCAGAGCCTCCAGGCGGTCATCCCCCGCCAGCCCCACGGCCATGAGCTACACCTCTACCGCCAGGACTGTGACTACTACCTGAGCAGCGTGGCCGTGGCCTACGGGGCCACCCTGCTGCAGCAGACCCGGGTAGAGGATGTCCGCCTCCACCCGGACCGGGTGGAAGTGATAGCCGGCGGGCGATCCTTCACCGCAGACTACGTGGTGGACGCGGGCGGCTATCGTTCCGTCCTGGCCCAAAAGCTCGACCTGCGGGATCACAACCTGCAGACCCACTCCCGAGGCCTCTTCACCCACATGATCGACGTCCCCTGTTTCCACCAGGTCCACGCGTCCCGCCGGGCCTACGGGGTCCCTTTCCGGGTCTCCGAAGGCACCCTGCACCACGTCTTCCGGGGCGGATGGCTCTGGGTCATCCCCTTCAACAACCACCCCCGGTCCACCAATCCCCTCTGCAGTGTCGGGCTGATGCTGGACCCGCGCATCTATCCGCCCCAGCCAGAGCTGAACCCAGAAGAGGAATTTCGCACCTTCATCAGCCGCTTCCCCAGCATCCAGGCCCAGTTCCAGGGGGCCAAAGCCGTTCGTCCCTGGACCCGGGCGGATCGGATCCAATACAGCGCCAAGCAGGTGGTGGGCGATCGCTTCTGCCTGCTGGGCCACGCCGCCGGCTTCATCGATCCCCTCTTTTCCAAGGGCCTCTACACCTCCCTGATGAGCGTGGCCATGCTGGCGGACCTGCTGCTGGAGGCCCACCGGGACGGAGACTACTCGGCCAGTCGGTTCCAACCCCTGGAAACCCTGACCTTGGGCTACATCCGAACCAACGACCGGCTCATTGCCAACTCGTTCAAGTCCTTCAGCAACTACAAACTTTGGTCGGTCTACGCGGTGCTCTGGCTGCTGGGCGCCTACACCGAGCTGGTCAAGCTGACCAGCGCCCGGCTGCGCGCGCCCGACCGGCAGGCCTACTTCGCGGAGCTCCGCTGCCTGCGGCTGGCCGGGGGGGGCTTTCCGGAGTTCTTCGCCATTGCCGACGAGATCGATACCGTCATGGAACAGACCGATCCCGACGATGAGAAGGCTGTGGACGCGGCCGTGGCGGCCATGAAAGGACGGCTGGCCCAGGTGAGTTGGATGCCCCAGCCCTTTGCAGAGGTGCTGGCGGGGAAGAATCATCTGCCCAAGAACAAGCTGCGGCCCACCCTGCTGCGCACCGAGCACGGTTTCATGGGCAGCGGCGACTACCGCCGTCACTTCTTCGGAGACGCCACCGAGGCGGAGCTGGTTCGGGTATTTTTGGCTGAAAAGGTGAAATATGCGGCGTTGACGCTGGGCCTGCGGAAGCGACTGCAGTGGCGCCGACTACTTCATGCCGCGTCCCCAGGAAAGAGTGCGCCGCACTCTTTCCTGGAATAG
- a CDS encoding MOSC domain-containing protein, which produces MSHRYPATIHLILISPGHNYFGHPAGAPGEHPTHLVSAVQVHAGRGLVGDRFYGRGEDFDGHVTFFAWEVYRLLQEELGQGPWSAATLRRNVVVEGIPLNQLIGQEFILQGIRFRGTKHCAPCRWMAEMIGPEARRLLQGRGGLRAQALSSGVLRTGAAILETTTPLDLTSITAPLSRPRLP; this is translated from the coding sequence ATGAGCCACAGATACCCAGCCACCATCCACCTGATCCTGATTTCGCCCGGCCACAATTACTTCGGCCATCCGGCCGGCGCACCAGGAGAGCACCCTACCCATCTGGTATCGGCCGTCCAGGTTCACGCGGGCCGGGGGCTGGTGGGCGACCGCTTCTATGGGCGAGGAGAGGACTTCGATGGCCATGTCACCTTCTTCGCCTGGGAGGTGTACCGGCTCCTGCAGGAGGAGCTGGGCCAGGGCCCCTGGTCGGCGGCCACCCTGCGGCGCAACGTGGTGGTAGAAGGCATTCCCCTCAACCAGCTCATCGGCCAGGAGTTTATCCTGCAGGGCATTCGCTTCCGGGGGACCAAACACTGTGCCCCGTGCCGGTGGATGGCCGAGATGATCGGGCCGGAGGCGCGGCGGCTGCTCCAGGGCCGGGGTGGCCTGCGGGCCCAGGCGCTGAGCAGCGGCGTCCTGCGCACCGGGGCGGCCATCCTGGAAACCACGACCCCCTTGGACCTGACCTCCATCACCGCTCCCCTGAGCCGCCCCCGCCTCCCGTGA
- a CDS encoding VOC family protein: MQLKATHHVALRTPNFAAMEQFYTQTLGLPVTRRWDDVQIVFIDVGSTTIELIGRDDATAETKPTGGWDHIAFHVEDVDAAFQELVEKGVRIRSEPRNFKEVRIAFFYDPDGNVLELVEDPRKDA; this comes from the coding sequence ATGCAACTCAAAGCCACCCACCACGTGGCCCTGCGCACGCCTAACTTTGCCGCCATGGAACAGTTCTACACCCAGACCCTGGGCTTGCCGGTCACCCGGCGCTGGGATGACGTCCAGATCGTCTTCATCGACGTGGGCAGCACCACCATCGAGCTGATCGGCCGGGACGACGCCACGGCGGAGACAAAGCCCACCGGCGGCTGGGATCACATCGCCTTCCACGTGGAGGATGTGGACGCGGCCTTTCAGGAGCTGGTGGAGAAGGGGGTCCGGATCCGGAGCGAGCCCCGAAATTTTAAGGAGGTGCGCATCGCCTTCTTCTACGACCCGGACGGCAATGTCCTGGAGCTGGTGGAGGATCCCCGTAAGGATGCCTGA
- a CDS encoding Gfo/Idh/MocA family protein, with product MSTTNKTWRVAFIGAGSIVQRGHIPAFQRLPNVETVAVCDVNQERARQVAESTGIGQVFSDYQEMLAQVQPDITVVATPNVFHKPMALAALEAGSHVLCEKPLALTYADAREMMDRAAEKGLVLTVGTHFRWSAPMQACKAHVDAGFFGEIYAVRTLWQRRAGIPGYGSWFTNKDLAGGGCLLDIGVHALDRALYLMGYPQPVTVSGTLFAKFGPRGQGLGGWGSDIFQPGAGARFDVDDMAWAFVRFDNGSVLQFQVAWASHYPEQFFTELFGTEGGAYVGNRDDVELYTTLNGQQVQIQVQVPQESLGSYPRLVENLVRHLDGDPTAEIVTPQQALTSVKIVDAIYRSAESGQEVTLR from the coding sequence ATGAGTACAACCAACAAAACATGGCGTGTCGCCTTCATCGGCGCCGGATCCATCGTTCAGCGGGGGCACATCCCGGCTTTCCAACGCCTGCCCAACGTGGAGACCGTGGCCGTCTGTGACGTGAATCAGGAGCGGGCCCGCCAGGTGGCCGAGAGCACCGGCATCGGGCAGGTCTTCAGCGACTACCAGGAGATGCTGGCCCAGGTTCAGCCGGACATCACCGTGGTGGCCACGCCCAACGTCTTCCACAAGCCCATGGCCCTGGCCGCGTTGGAGGCCGGCTCCCATGTCCTCTGTGAGAAGCCCCTGGCCCTCACCTACGCGGACGCGCGGGAGATGATGGACCGGGCCGCCGAGAAGGGACTGGTGTTGACCGTGGGCACCCACTTCCGCTGGTCTGCCCCCATGCAGGCCTGCAAAGCCCACGTGGATGCCGGCTTCTTCGGCGAGATCTACGCCGTGCGCACCCTCTGGCAGCGTCGGGCCGGCATTCCCGGCTACGGGAGCTGGTTCACCAACAAGGACCTGGCTGGCGGCGGCTGCCTGCTGGACATTGGCGTCCATGCCCTGGATCGGGCCCTCTACCTGATGGGCTACCCCCAGCCGGTGACAGTGAGCGGCACCCTCTTCGCCAAATTCGGCCCCCGGGGACAGGGCCTGGGCGGCTGGGGCAGCGACATCTTCCAGCCGGGCGCCGGCGCCCGCTTCGACGTGGACGATATGGCCTGGGCCTTTGTGCGCTTCGACAACGGCTCGGTGCTCCAGTTCCAGGTGGCCTGGGCCAGCCACTACCCGGAGCAGTTTTTCACCGAGCTCTTCGGCACCGAAGGCGGTGCCTACGTGGGTAACCGGGACGACGTGGAGCTGTATACCACCCTGAATGGGCAGCAGGTTCAGATCCAGGTGCAGGTTCCCCAGGAGTCCCTGGGCTCCTACCCCCGCCTGGTGGAAAACCTGGTCCGCCACCTGGACGGAGATCCCACCGCCGAAATCGTGACGCCCCAACAGGCCCTCACCAGCGTCAAGATCGTGGACGCCATCTACCGTTCGGCCGAAAGCGGGCAAGAAGTAACGCTCCGCTAA
- a CDS encoding ThuA domain-containing protein, whose protein sequence is MSDIRVTVWNEFRHEKVHDAVRQVYPEGIHTVIAAGLREHGFTQVRTATLDEPEHGLSEAVLAETDVLTWWGHMAHREVSDEIVERVQQRVLAGMGLIVLHSGHHSKIFKKLMGTSCSLRWREAGEKERIWVVAPGHPIAQGLGPYFEVPECEMYGEHFDIPAPDELVFVSWFQGGEVFRSGCCFHRGHGKIFYFRPGHETHPIYYQKEVRQVIANAVRWAAPTLAYPFAYGDGRAINVKEPLEPLG, encoded by the coding sequence ATGAGTGACATTCGCGTAACTGTCTGGAACGAGTTCCGCCACGAAAAAGTCCACGATGCGGTACGCCAGGTCTATCCTGAAGGGATTCACACGGTGATTGCCGCGGGGCTACGGGAACATGGCTTCACCCAGGTGCGCACCGCGACCCTGGACGAGCCGGAGCATGGCCTGAGCGAAGCGGTGCTGGCCGAGACCGATGTGCTCACCTGGTGGGGGCATATGGCCCACCGGGAGGTCAGCGACGAAATCGTGGAGCGGGTCCAGCAGCGGGTGCTGGCCGGCATGGGGCTGATCGTGCTCCATTCCGGGCATCATTCCAAGATTTTCAAGAAGCTGATGGGGACCTCCTGCAGCCTGCGGTGGCGGGAAGCAGGGGAGAAGGAGCGCATCTGGGTGGTGGCGCCGGGCCACCCGATTGCCCAAGGGCTGGGGCCCTACTTCGAGGTACCCGAATGCGAGATGTACGGCGAGCACTTCGACATCCCCGCGCCGGATGAGCTGGTCTTCGTGAGCTGGTTCCAGGGGGGGGAGGTCTTCCGCAGCGGCTGCTGCTTCCACCGGGGCCACGGCAAGATCTTCTACTTCCGCCCCGGCCACGAAACCCATCCCATCTACTACCAGAAAGAGGTGCGCCAGGTCATTGCCAACGCGGTGCGCTGGGCCGCGCCGACCCTGGCCTACCCCTTCGCCTATGGGGACGGCCGGGCCATCAACGTGAAGGAACCGTTGGAGCCGCTGGGGTAA
- a CDS encoding PIG-L deacetylase family protein: MTVRTRQKDEESRWLPPDWIYLSPHLDDVALSCGGQIARLVAAGQRVWIVTVMAGDPPTQGVSAYAQSLHQRWELAMDAVAGRRQEDVAACAILGTDYQHWTVPDCIYRYHPETGDPFYVSDDDIFGEVHPAEQGLVETLAREMARLPALARVVAPLTVGHHVDHQIVRAAAEKVLAPSRLFYYEDYPYAQEAGKLEAALSAGDGPWEATVIPLDERALQRKIEAIAAFRSQLSTFFVDRADLARQVRGYAAAVGGERLWRRVSGKAAAIARSGRPEI; this comes from the coding sequence ATGACTGTAAGGACGCGACAAAAAGACGAAGAATCCAGGTGGCTTCCCCCGGATTGGATTTACCTCTCTCCCCACCTGGACGACGTGGCCCTGTCCTGTGGGGGGCAGATCGCCCGGCTGGTGGCTGCCGGGCAGCGGGTATGGATCGTCACCGTGATGGCCGGAGATCCGCCCACCCAGGGGGTTTCAGCCTATGCCCAAAGCCTCCATCAGCGGTGGGAGCTGGCCATGGATGCGGTGGCCGGGCGGCGCCAGGAGGATGTGGCGGCCTGCGCCATCCTGGGCACCGACTATCAGCACTGGACGGTGCCCGATTGCATCTACCGCTACCATCCGGAGACCGGCGACCCGTTTTATGTGTCGGACGACGATATTTTTGGCGAGGTTCATCCGGCAGAGCAAGGGCTGGTGGAGACCCTGGCCCGAGAGATGGCCCGTCTGCCGGCCCTGGCCCGGGTGGTGGCACCCCTCACCGTGGGCCATCACGTGGACCATCAGATCGTTCGGGCGGCGGCCGAGAAGGTCCTGGCGCCTTCCCGCCTCTTCTACTACGAGGACTATCCATACGCCCAGGAGGCGGGCAAACTGGAGGCTGCCCTGTCGGCCGGGGATGGCCCTTGGGAGGCGACGGTCATCCCCCTGGACGAAAGGGCGCTTCAGCGCAAAATCGAGGCCATCGCCGCGTTTCGCTCCCAGCTCAGCACCTTTTTTGTGGACCGCGCGGACCTGGCGCGGCAGGTGCGGGGCTACGCGGCTGCCGTGGGTGGCGAGCGCCTCTGGCGGCGTGTCTCGGGGAAGGCCGCGGCTATTGCCAGATCCGGGCGGCCGGAAATCTGA